In Lodderomyces elongisporus chromosome 2, complete sequence, the following proteins share a genomic window:
- the FKH2 gene encoding transcription factor gives MSGLTTPKKRTLSDRSESNGASDSIPFEDQQEMINAVISVLQCPEERTNVSEVYSNTKNSATEVQAYAKIAGRDWTYYVKSLAISIGRNTEITNGSQTLIPNGPLIDIDLGPAKIVSRSHATITYNLDMRCWELKVLGRNGARIDGQKVNVGTQETNALHSGAILDVGGTQMMFILPDSPPTVAPKMLEKCLAKIKEREKNKRQSVGTPASSQNGRSQMSFTNYSLHDPSILPHSPTSVQASSLQQELDNDLSKDESKDTKPPYSYATMITQAILSNPHGVMSLSDIYNWISSRYAYYRFSKTGWQNSIRHNLSLNKAFEKVPRRPNEPGKGMKWQIAESYKADFLNKVSDGTISKTRRGSSVSRQLSLHLATHKYLPDGQSQATSQNQLQQQYQPLQQPLQTTGIQGQSQPAQPSQLHPQQQQQQQQPIQQSKLGYYDQQPQDAKNFNFVNNTMQSHPLSYMTQPNVYMPNNNRGYPYVAQQPIPPHQQHQPNAFYSPIQQPQQQPQQQPQQHQPQQHYQLNTGLNKPPSMSNYHHTIAPSAGNATKGLQSGNSTFMHSRDSSYTTSNNLQDMSQLNSFQSTQNDSLSSIPSIPANTSLGGGMGSVGASGIGTATTTAAPVIGPDVNSSTAAADVIASFTSPKKISALEAYTPDRGSGRQQNLSKLGGNKNLGNSDGANGKARLATQSRQQSHGGQSSSDHSGQSGQNEKNCQNGQNGQNSQNSQSSTNNQNDSNGQNSNHHQSSPAFWNFVQFSTPNGQQSPLRKEGHENDDGNVRGGGKGRDNDDGDGGDDDLGDLDASPVNGSPTMNRKHNVTGGTSMKKESKPLSVEDHKSSPFKNDQRAGVVDS, from the coding sequence ATGTCAGGCTTAACTACGCCTAAAAAACGCACATTATCAGACCGTCTGGAGAGCAATGGAGCCTCAGACTCGATACCATTTGAAGATCAACAGGAAATGATCAATGCCGTCATCTCAGTATTGCAATGCCCTGAAGAGAGAACCAATGTGTCTGAGGTATACTCCAATACTAAAAATTCAGCCACTGAAGTTCAAGCATACGCCAAGATTGCTGGTAGAGACTGGACATATTATGTCAAGTCGCTAGCTATATCAATTGGTAGAAATACCGAGATAACCAATGGCAGCCAGACGTTGATTCCCAACGGACCCCTCATTGATATCGACTTGGGTCCAGCCAAAATCGTGAGTAGACTGCACGCTACAATCACGTACAACTTAGATATGAGATGCTGGGAGTTGAAAGTGCTTGGGAGAAATGGTGCTAGGATTGATGGCCAGAAAGTGAATGTCGGCACACAAGAAACTAACGCATTGCATTCAGGTGCCATCTTGGATGTAGGGGGAACACAGATGATGTTTATATTACCCGATTCCCCGCCAACCGTGGCACCGAAAATGCTTGAAAAATGTCTCGCCAAAATcaaggaaagagagaagaacaaaagacaaagtgTAGGAACCCCGGCACTGTCACAAAATGGCAGGCTGCAAATGTCATTTACGAATTATTCCTTGCACGATCCTTCAATTTTGCCCCATTCCCCAACATCGGTCCAAGCCAGTTCATTGCAACAGGAACTTGATAATGATTTGTCTAAAGACGAGTCCAAAGATACAAAGCCGCCATATAGTTACGCAACAATGATCACTCAAGCTATTCTCTCCAATCCCCATGGTGTGATGTCACTATCGGATATCTACAATTGGATATCCAGTCGTTATGCATACTACAGATTTTCCAAGACAGGTTGGCAGAATTCCATCAGACACAATTTATCACTCAATAAGgcatttgaaaaagtacCGCGAAGACCCAATGAGCCTGGTAAAGGAATGAAGTGGCAGATAGCCGAATCGTATAAGGCAGATTTTCTCAATAAAGTGAGTGATGGAACAATCTCGAAAACCAGACGCGGCTCTTCGGTGTCACGTCAGTTAAGTCTACACTTGGCGACGCACAAGTATTTGCCGGATGGTCAATCGCAAGCTACATCGCAAAATCagttgcaacaacaatatcaaccACTCCAGCAACCACTTCAAACTACAGGCATACAGGGTCAGTCTCAACCTGCCCAACCTTCCCAATTGCAtcctcaacaacagcaacagcagcaacagccaATTCAACAACTGAAATTGGGGTACTATGACCAACAACCGCAAGATGCtaaaaatttcaattttgtaaaCAACACGATGCAGTCACATCCTTTGAGCTATATGACACAACCCAATGTTTATATGCCGAATAACAACAGAGGTTACCCATACGTTGCTCAACAACCAATCCCACCTcatcaacagcatcaaCCAAATGCGTTTTATCTGCCCATTCAACAGCCACAGCAGCAACCACAGCAGCAACCACAGCAGCATCAGCCACAGCAGCATTACCAATTGAATACTGGACTCAATAAGCCACCATCAATGTCTAATTACCatcatacaattgcaccTTCAGCGGGAAACGCAACAAAAGGTCTCCAGTCAGGTAACAGCACATTCATGCATTCAAGAGACTCTTCGTATACAACCTCAAATAATTTGCAGGACATGTCTCAACTTAACTCATTTCAATCCACTCAAAATGACTCTCTCTCCTCTATACCATCAATCCCGGCAAATACTAGtcttggtggtggtatGGGAAGTGTAGGAGCGTCTGGTATtggaacagcaacaaccacGGCAGCGCCGGTAATTGGTCCAGATGTAAATTCTTCGACGGCTGCGGCTGATGTCATTGCATCCTTTACAAgccccaaaaaaatatcagCGTTGGAAGCATACACACCTGATCGTGGATCTGGAAGACAGCAAAACTTGCTGAAACTTGGGGGGAATAAGAATTTGGGTAATTCAGATGGAGCGAATGGTAAAGCTAGATTAGCAACGCAATCGCGACAGCAATCTCATGGTGGGCAGAGTAGCTCGGATCACTCCGGTCAGTCTGGTCAGAACGAAAAAAACTGCCAAAATGGCCAAAACGGCCAAAACAGCCAAAACAGCCAAAGCAGCacaaacaaccaaaacGACTCAAACGGACAAAACCTGAATCATCACCAGTCAAGTCCTGCATTTTGGAACTTTGTACAGTTTAGTACTCCCAATGGTCAACAATCACCATTGCGAAAAGAGGGTCatgaaaatgatgatggCAATGTAAGAGGTGGAGGTAAAGGACGAGACAACGACGATGGCGATGGCGGAGATGATGATCTTGGAGATCTTGATGCGAGTCCGGTTAATGGCAGCCCTACAATGAATAGAAAACATAATGTGACGGGTGGTACCTcaatgaagaaagaaagcaagCCACTTAGCGTCGAGGATCACAAATCCTCTCCTTTTAAAAACGACCAAAGAgctggtgttgttgattcGTGA
- the SWD1 gene encoding chromatin binding protein (BUSCO:EOG09262XRU), with translation MNLSLQDPFSVAKEFPENLTSTLTYGHSVCIQFNEQGDYLASGLSDGSIVIYDMASHGIIAHITQDCHVRPITSISWSNCGRYILSSSQDWYCKLWDLSKIVSNDNCNNDTNDTNDNTDKPLSSPLSSHLSPVIRQVKFDGPIWSASMHPKNHFVFVASLFEDSPVHVDLTNESKPIVTKLRTEPLANDVKEEERGEEEERSRKRRKTNDKHLTLVTTFSPEGRYFFAGTSKGWLNTFRASDLNLVYSVKMANSNIKNIAISPNGRKLALNFSDRVIRQVDLPDILNADDDVKDWDFEIDHKYQDVVNRLQWNSISFNHNADFLIASTHGQSSHDLYLWETSMGSLIKILEGSNEELIEVKWNYRRCKIGSIGLDSGAIYIWSIQFPQKWSALAPDFVEVEENIDYVEKEDEFDILDENELNKMRMEEVDLDVDITTKEATDARGFETVEQNFIIPIDYHKKLFE, from the coding sequence ATGAATTTGTCGTTACAAGACCCTTTCTCCGTCGCAAAAGAGTTTCCAGAGAATCTAACGAGTACCTTAACGTACGGCCACTCAGTATGCATTCAATTCAACGAGCAAGGTGATTATTTGGCATCTGGTTTATCTGATGGCTCTATAGTAATTTATGATATGGCGTCACACGGTATTATAGCACATATCACCCAAGATTGCCATGTGCGACCGATTACCTCCATCAGTTGGTCTAATTGCGGACGATATATTTTAAGTTCTTCACAAGACTGGTACTGTAAACTCTGGGATTTGAGCAAGATAGTTTCCAACGATAACTGCAACAACGACACCAACGACACCAACGACAATACGGACAAACCATTGTCACTGCCACTTTCCTCGCATTTATCCCCAGTAATCCGTCAAGTAAAGTTTGATGGCCCCATATGGCTGGCGAGTATGCATCCAAAAAACCATTTCGTTTTTGTTGCATCGCTATTCGAAGATTCACCCGTGCATGTGGACTTGACCAATGAGTCAAAGCCCATAGTTACAAAGTTGAGAACAGAGCCCTTGGCAAACGATGTCAAGGAAGAAGAGCGCGGCGAAGAAGAGGAGAGGTCAAGGAAACGACGGAAAACTAATGATAAGCACTTGACGTTAGTGACGACTTTTAGTCCAGAGGGtcgttatttttttgcaggAACGAGCAAAGGTTGGCTCAATACTTTCCGAGCAAGCGATTTGAATCTTGTTTATTCTGTGAAAATGGCAAACTCGAATATCAAAAACATTGCAATATCACCGAATGGCAGGAAATTGGCCTTGAATTTCTCAGATCGAGTGATACGACAGGTTGATTTACCCGATATCCTCAACGCGGATGACGACGTTAAAGATTGggattttgaaattgaccACAAGTACCAGGATGTCGTCAACAGATTGCAGTGGAACTCGATCAGTTTTAATCATAATGCTGACTTCCTTATAGCCTCGACGCATGGGCAATCTTCTCACGACTTGTACTTGTGGGAAACATCGATGGGGTCATTGATCAAGATCCTTGAAGGGTCCAATGAGGAGTTGATTGAAGTCAAGTGGAACTATAGGCGATGTAAAATTGGGTCAATTGGGTTAGATAGCGGCGCGATATACATTTGGCTGATCCAATTCCCACAAAAGTGGAGTGCATTAGCACCAGACTTTGTTGAGGTAGAGGAGAATATCGATTACgtagagaaagaagacGAGTTTGATATTTTGGATGAAAACGAGCTAAACAAGATGAGAATGGAGGAAGTGGATTTGGATGTGGATATCACGACAAAAGAGGCTACCGACGCGCGAGGTTTTGAAACCGTTGAGCAAAATTTTATCATACCAATAGATTACCACAAGAAATTGTTTGAGTAA
- the RSE1 gene encoding pre-mRNA-splicing factor rse1 (BUSCO:EOG092607OQ) — protein MLLNEDSVNLYNLTVKCATNFSYSVIGRFVPHRKDEQLVLVSSSHMLLYYMDENTGSLINIVNQNLFGVVNQVHKVQLNSNQDALVFTSDSGNLSVLTYDEHLKKFKSILQQPIAKNGWNKTYPGEYLAVDPQNRCILVGAVEREKLLFRIETTISENGSAKFEISSPITFQTRRLLCLKLVALYTEFENPSYCALEFDPEKQQTSFALYEFDQGLNYIVKQKVANSILPNDANYLIPVSGAIGGVLLCGENWIRFVKANKDNIVLPLPRRGNQNTIIVNHVSHFLKKKGLFIFMQSTLGDILTLVFDYDSDRSKVKDITITYFDTIPPSQSLNIFKSGFLFANSLNNNQVLYQFMKLGADSSDATSVKLSTVTDANSIDIAKKLHYKFEVRSLQNLSEIDTLESLSPITDSKLLPNSHLATLSSNHKMKTVMAGIPTSVLVESPLTLTPTNVFTTKLSEDSPNDEYLVFTSTLSSETLVFSIGESLEDVTDSKFVLDQPTIAVQQVGKASVVQIYAYGLRHISTKIGNSKKVTDWYPPAGISIVHAATNNKQVLIALSNSEVVYFETDPTDDQLSEYQEKLEVTSPVTSMTISPERSSFAIIGCSDETIQVISLQPQSCLEVKSLQALSSKANSLAMLTNERTTYVHIGMENGVYARTKIDKFSGKLSDTRVKYLGSKPIALEHVKLSEEVEGILAISSRTWAAFHYRGTYKIIPLLGVDIDHGACIISEDIGGEAIVGTKGNNLVILSAGEEDSLFDPNQTVTVVSTNLRYQPRKLLTQVGSRSYISQVGVNIVSPYATSLTKVVKDKVDSEYYETFGYERELGRSASCVQILQNRDVKQTLEFNKNETIIGMTNAVFNKNEYLIVGVINTVSKKSTLYTFRPDKKKFLQYTHKTELNYIPSVIDWFNDKVLVCSGNSISLYDLGQRQLLRKSFTRIDFLKNIVKYLPLSQNRVVFADSQSASVVFAKFDADGNQFIPIADDVIKRNCTALSKLDYDTIICGDKFGQISISRLDSQDSRQVDQEWSIFKARTKELGAGFSSCVCKLHNICEFFIPDIITSFQPSRSTKKMQNTNSFNAEGTTGYGDVGVGIDENVDGGNAGDSDDGCIVYTGIQGTIGVLISLLTKHEVELLFNLQLELRKLCNHDDDAVSGVASWISPLGKDHLKHRSYFNPVKNIIDGDFVECYLQLSQNWKVKIGEAIDKSPNEIEKRLNDIRNRSII, from the coding sequence ATGTTACTCAATGAGGATTCTGTGAATTTATACAATTTGACTGTGAAATGCGCAACAAACTTTTCGTACTCAGTGATAGGCCGGTTTGTCCCCCATCGCAAAGATGAACAGTTGGTTCTTGTTTCCAGTAGCCACATGCTATTGTATTACATGGATGAGAACACGGGAAGCTTGATCAACATTGTTAACCAGAACTTATTTGGGGTAGTGAATCAAGTGCATAAAGTCCAACTTAACAGCAACCAAGACGCCTTAGTCTTCACCAGCGATTCGGGCAATTTATCAGTTTTGACGTACGATGaacatttgaaaaaattcaagTCCATACTACAGCAACCAATCGCAAAGAATGGATGGAATAAGACATACCCGGGTGAGTACTTGGCAGTTGATCCACAGAACCGATGCATACTAGTTGGGGCCGTTGAGCGGGAAAAGTTATTATTTCGAATAGAAACAACCATCCTGGAAAACGGTTCTGCAAAATTTGAGATAAGTTCACCTATCACCTTTCAAACAAGACGTTTATTGTGTTTGAAATTGGTGGCATTATATACCGAGTTTGAGAATCCATCATATTGTGCCCTTGAATTTGACCCTGAGAAGCAACAAACACTGTTTGCACTCTACGAGTTCGATCAGGGGTTGAATTATATTGTGAAACAGAAAGTTGCTAATTCGATATTGCCCAACGATGCCAATTACTTGATTCCTGTACTGGGCGCAATTGGCGGGGTGCTTCTCTGTGGTGAAAATTGGATACGGTTTGTAAAAGCAAACAAGGATAATATCGTACTACCATTGCCAAGGCGTGGAAACCAAAACACCATTATCGTCAATCATGTAAGTCAttttcttaaaaaaaagggcttgtttattttcatgCAAAGTACGTTAGGTGATATCCTCACATTGGTGTTTGATTATGATAGTGATAGATCAAAGGTTAAAGACATCACAATCACGTATTTTGATACTATTCCGCCAAGTCAATCTTTAAACATATTTAAATcaggttttttgtttgcgaATTCTTTAAACAATAATCAAGTATTGTACCAATTTATGAAACTAGGCGCAGACCTGTCTGATGCCACTTCAGTTAAGTTATCTACCGTAACAGATGCAAATTCCATTGACATTGCAAAGAAACTTCACTATAAATTTGAAGTTCGATCTTTGCAGAACTTAAGCGAAATCGACACTTTAGAATCACTCAGTCCCATAACGGACTCAAAGCTTTTACCGAATTCGCATCTTGCAACTTTGTCGAGCAACCATAAGATGAAAACTGTCATGGCAGGAATTCCCACTTCAGTATTGGTTGAATCCCCCTTAACCTTGACACCCACCAATGTCTTTACCACTAAGCTTTCCGAAGACTCGCCTAATGACGAGTATCTAGTGTTTACGTCAACATTGTCTTCCGAAACTCTAGTGTTTTCTATTGGGGAAAGTCTCGAGGATGTAACCGATTCCAAGTTTGTGCTTGATCAGCCTACAATTGCTGTACAGCAAGTTGGCAAAGCATCAGTAGTTCAGATATACGCCTATGGATTGCGCCATATCTCTACCAAAATCGGTAATAGTAAAAAAGTGACAGACTGGTACCCACCAGCCGGTATTTCTATTGTACACGCTGCGACAAATAATAAACAAGTATTGATTGCTTTATCAAACTCTGAGgttgtttattttgaaaCTGATCCAACGGATGACCAATTACTGGAGTATCAGGAAAAGCTAGAGGTGACCTCGCCAGTCACATCAATGACCATCTCACCGGAGCGAAGCTCCTTTGCCATAATTGGATGCTCCGATGAGACAATACAAGTAATTTCTTTACAGCCGCAAAGCTGTCTCGAGGTCAAGTCTCTTCAAGCGCTTTCGTCAAAAGCCAACTCTTTGGCGATGTTGACTAACGAGCGTACAACATACGTTCATATAGGTATGGAAAATGGTGTTTATGCGAGAACcaaaattgataaatttaGTGGTAAGCTATCAGACACGAGAGTGAAGTATCTCGGCTCAAAGCCTATTGCATTAGAGCATGTTAAATTATCGGAGGAAGTAGAAGGGATTCTCGCTATTTCATCACGTACTTGGGCAGCATTTCATTATAGAGGAACTTACAAAATCATACCCTTACTAGGGGTAGACATTGACCATGGAGCTTGTATTATATCCGAGGATATTGGGGGTGAGGCCATTGTTGGAACTAAGGGTAACAACTTGGTAATATTATCAGCTGGCGAGGAGGATAGTCTTTTTGATCCAAATCAAACTGTGACGGTTGTGAGCACTAATTTGAGGTATCAACCAAGGAAATTGTTGACTCAAGTTGGCTCACGAAGTTATATCAGTCAAGTGGGAGTCAACATTGTATCACCATATGCTACAAGCTTGACAAAAGTTGTGAAGGACAAAGTTGACTCTGAATACTATGAAACTTTTGGATATGAACGAGAATTGGGCCGCAGTGCATCTTGTGTTCAAATTCTACAGAACCGTGATGTGAAGCAAACATTGGAGTTTAACAAAAATGAAACTATTATTGGCATGACTAATGCAGTATTCAACAAGAATGAGTACCTCATTGTTGGTGTCATTAACACtgtatcaaaaaaaagtacgCTTTACACATTTAGACCggacaaaaagaaatttttgcAATATACACACAAAACTGAATTGAACTACATCCCACTGGTCATAGATTGGTTTAATGATAAAGTTCTTGTTTGCTCAGGGAACTCGATTTCGCTATATGACCTTGGCCAGCGCCAGCTTCTTCGTAAATCATTTACCCGGATCGATTTCCTCAAAAACATTGTCAAATACCTTCCACTATCTCAAAACCGAGTTGTGTTTGCAGACTCGCAAAGTGCTTCGGTTGTTTTTGCGAAATTTGATGCCGATGGAAATCAGTTTATACCTATCGCCGATGATGTAATCAAGCGGAATTGCACTGCATTGTCTAAATTAGATTATGACACGATTATTTGCGGTGACAAGTTTGGTCAAATTAGCATATCACGATTAGATAGCCAGGACTCGCGCCAGGTAGATCAGGAATGGTCGATTTTTAAAGCCAGGACCAAGGAACTCGGTGCAGGCTTCAGCTCGTGCGTTTGCAAGCTACACAATATCTGCGAATTTTTCATTCCTGATATTATAACATCTTTTCAGCCTTCAAGGTCAACtaaaaaaatgcaaaatacTAATAGTTTTAATGCCGAGGGAACAACTGGTTATGGtgatgttggtgttggtattgatgaaaatgtcGATGGGGGTAATGCAGGTGATAGCGATGATGGGTGTATCGTATACACAGGCATACAAGGAACAATCGGTGTCTTAATTCTGCTCCTTACCAAACACGAGGTGGAGCTATTATTCAATCTACAGCTCGAATTGCGCAAACTTTGCAATCACGATGATGACGCAGTAAGCGGGGTTGCCAGTTGGATATCACCTTTAGGCAAAGATCATCTCAAGCACCGCAGCTACTTTAACCCTGTGAAGAATATTATTGATGGAGATTTTGTTGAGTGTTACTTGCAATTGCTGCAAAACTGGAAAGTCAAAATTGGTGAAGCAATCGACAAATCACCTAACGAGATTGAAAAGCGGTTGAATGATATAAGAAATAGATCTATTATTTAG
- the URA3 gene encoding orotidine 5'-phosphate decarboxylase (BUSCO:EOG09263Q7N) encodes MVNTNSYSQRAELSSSPVTRRLFNLMEEKKSNLCASIDVRTTAEFLSLVDKLGPFICLVKTHIDIIDDFSYEKTILPLLELSKKHKFMIFEDRKFADIGNTVKAQYTGGVYRIAEWSDITNAHGVTGEGVVKGLKEGASEVTDQPRGLLMLAELSSKGSLAYGEYSAKTVEIAKSDKEFVMGFIAQRDMGGADEGFDWVIMTPGVGLDDKGDSLGQQYRTVDEVVSTGTDIIIVGRGLFGKGRDPTVEGKRYQKAGWDAYLHRTK; translated from the coding sequence ATGGTGAATACAAATTCATATAGTCAAAGAGCCGAGCTCAGTTCGTCGCCAGTGACAAGGCGCTTGTTTAATTTGATGGAGGAGAAAAAGTCTAATTTATGTGCCTCAATCGATGTACGCACCACTGCAGAGtttttgctgttggtgGATAAACTTGGtccttttatttgtttggtCAAGACCCACATTGACATAATTGACGATTTCTCCTACGAGAAAACCATCCTACCGCTCCTTGAACTTTCCAAAAAGCACAAGTTTATGATTTTTGAGGATAGAAAATTTGCAGACATTGGAAATACAGTTAAAGCTCAGTACACAGGAGGTGTTTATAGAATTGCAGAGTGGTCTGACATCACCAATGCCCATGGGGTAACCGGAGAAGGTGTTGTAAAAGGATTAAAAGAAGGTGCTAGCGAAGTTACGGATCAACCGCGTGGATTGCTCATGTTAGCAGAACTCTCCTCGAAAGGATCATTAGCGTACGGAGAGTATTCAGCAAAAACAGTCGAGATTGCCAAATCGGACAAAGAGTTTGTTATGGGATTCATTGCGCAAAGGGATATGGGTGGTGCTGATGAAGGGTTCGATTGGGTTATTATGACTCCGGGCGTAGGATTGGATGATAAAGGTGATAGCTTGGGTCAACAGTATAGAACTGTTGATGAGGTAGTATCTACAGGTACAGATATCATTATTGTTGGTAGAGGCTTATTTGGAAAAGGTAGAGACCCAACAGTAGAAGGAAAGAGATACCAAAAAGCGGGGTGGGATGCTTATTTGCACAGAACTAAGTAG